The genomic segment GCAGCACAAATTCACCGTAAAATCATAGTGATTCGCTTATTTATATTTAGCGATATCTCATTACAATGCTAATGCTTAAAAGGGAGTCATGGCCGCGACGAGTCCTTTACGGAGGATAAGCAGCCAGATTGCAGTTGGCCGGGGTCCTTGATCCCGAAGTATCCATTAAGGAGCAATATCATATGAATAAGAAAGTGGCACCGACCCTGATTGCAGCCGCAGTCGCAGCAGTTGCCCTATCTTCAGCCGTCCAGGCACAGACCACCACTGAGCACGATTGGTACCTGGGTATCAACGCTGGTCGCACCGAGATTCAGGGACTGAAGGGGTATCAAACAAGTGGTACCGAGAATGATAGCTGGGCAGACTCTGTCGGTTATTTCGGTGGTTACAACTTCAACCAGTACCTGGGCCTTGAGGGTGGTTACTCTCACCTGGGTAAGGCTAAAGTACAGGATCAAAACTACCGTGTAGATGGTCTGTACCTCTCCGGAATTGGCCACTTGCCTCTTGGCTATGGCTTCTCCCTGCTGGGTGAGCTGGGCGTAATGCGTACCGGTAACAGCAACGATGTTGTTGGCAAGAACGATGACGGCTTCACTCCGGTATGGGGTGCTGGTATCGGCTACCAGATCAACGATCTGCTGGATCTGCAGGCCCGCTTCCGCCACATCAACAAGATTGGCGATGGCGCAACCTGGGAAACCCGTGCCAACAACTTCGGCCTGGATCTGGTGTTCCACCCTGCCCGTGCCCAGGTTGAGCATGCTCCAACCCCAGCTCCAGTAGCTCCGGCTCCAGTCCAAAAGGCAACTTATAAGACTGTATCCGCCGAGCAAGCGATCTACTTTGGTTTTGACAGTGCTAAGCTGACCCCAATGGCTCAGAGCAAGCTGAACCAGGTCGCAACTTTTGCCAAGTCTCACCAGGGTGCAACTGTCTCCCTGTCTGGCTATGCGGATAGCACAGGTGGTATGAGCGCTTACAACCAGAAGCTGTCCATGCGCCGCGCTGATGCAGCCAAGCAGTACCTGGCATCTAAAGGGATCTCTGCCGACCAGATCAAGGTGAACTATTTTGGTGCGAAGGACTCTATGGGTAAAACCAAAGAGCAGCGCAAAATGGATCGTCGCGTCGACGCCAAGGCCCAGGCTCAGGTCAAAGTGATGGTGAACCAGTAATTGGTCCGCTGATGCTTAAAAGGCTCCCGAGGGAGCCTTTTTTAATGGATTAAATACAAGCCCGGTTCAAAGCAATGCCCGGTAACCGATCGATTGGACCTCCTGCTCTTGTAGCCAGAGCTTTAACCCCGCAGAGGTTAAGATCTCTAGCTCCAATTCCCGCTGTGCGCAATAGCTCGAAAGCTCGCAAAGAGGCCAGTCCTGATAACCCGGATGGGTCATCATCTCCAGGGCCCCCGGGGTGAGTGCCCCTTAAAATTCAAAATGCTCTGCTGCAGCTGGTCCAAAGAGACACCTTGGGCATAAAAGCTGGCATCAAAACCATCTGGAGTCGGCACCTTGAGCTCCTCCTGCCCCCCAACAAACTGGTCAATTCGCCGCACCGGTAGCTGCACCTCATTGGCAAGCTCAATAAAGGCTTCTCGCAGCCTCGGGAAAATAGCTGCAAAATGGTGGCAATCCAGGTGAGTCAGCTCAAGCTTATAAAAGCGGGTATAGTCATACTGCGCACGCAGCTCAGCGTACACCTGATTTAAGTCCATGGACTCCCGGCTAAAAAGCTCTTCACGACTCAGGAAGTAGCCATGAGTATCGACCAGATCCGGGATCTTCTCTGGGCTAAGCAGGGGACGACCGGCCGTGAGGGTCAGGTGTAGCCCAACATCGGGTACCTCCCCTTGGCGAATATGTCTGATAGCTTCCCCTGTCGCCGGTTGATTCACCATCAGGGTGGTCGAGTGGACCACGCCCTCATGCATCGCCCGAAGGATCCCGCGGTTAACCCCAGGGGTTAAGCCAAAGTCATCCGCATTGAGAATAAGCTGCATCTATCACTCCGTGGCAGATCTTATTTGGCAAAAAAATTCGGCAGATAACGACGATTCACACTTAAAGTCTCATCCAGGGCTTGCTGCAGGGTTTCGCCACAGGTCACCAGGGGTTGAGGGTCAACGCCTTGATCGCCGTGTCTCGACAGCCGCTGATGGCGGATTCAACGGTAAGGGATTCAAAACGCTTCATCAACTGCAGCAGTACCAGGGTATCCGGATCAAAGGGCTTCACGTTCAAAGGCTTAGGCCCGGATCGGGTGATCAGCGAGCTCACTTCGACCGCCGCATCATCCGGCAGCCCGGCAATACTGCCGTCATTGCGGGTATTAACATGCATGATGGTTCGCTTGTCATTGTAGATAGAGCTTATGAGCTCACAGGCCGCCTGCGAATAGTACTGTCCTCCTCGCCCCTCAAGCTCTTTGGGCTTTTCATTGAGCTCGGGATCCCGGTAGCGCTCAAACAAGGCGGCTTCAAGCTTTTTCACCACTTCACCACGGGTTCCCTCCCCAGCCGCTTCTGCCAACTCCTCGGCCATGATGCTATCCGTCAGGTAGTAGTAGCGAAGATAGGGACAGGGCAACATTCCGATCCCCCGGATCAAGGCCTCGGGCCAGCGAAACGGTGAGATGTTTCGGGGAACCAGCCGCTCATCTCCCTCAAGGGCCGCCGCCAGCACCTGGGGCATCCGGTCCTCAGCTCCTTCATAGAGCTCTCGCAGATACACAAAGTGATTGAGTCCGGCAAACTGCATACAACACCTCTCGGGGTCGAGAGCCAGCATCTCGGTTAAGCCCCTTTCCATGATCACAGGAACATTGCAAAGGCCCACCACCTTGATATTGGTATGCTGCAACAGTGCCTCGGTCACCATTCCCGAGGGATTGGTAAAGTTAATCAGCCAGGCATCCGGGCAAAGAAGCTCCATCTCCCGGGCGATCTCTATGGCCACAGGAATGGTTCGGATCGCCTTTGAGAAGCCTCCCAGCCCATTCGTCTCCTGACCAATCACCTGATACTTAAGGGAGATACGCTCGTCGCTGATCCTGGCATCCAGGCAGCCAACACGAAATTGAGAGCAAACAAAATCAGCATCTTTGAGGGCTTCTTTACGATCCAGGCCCGCCGTGACCCGGATATCCAGCCCGGCTTTTTCCAGCATCCGTCGAGTCAGCGCGGTTATGATCTCAAGTTTCTCCCGACCAGCCTCAATGTCTACCAATGCCAGCTCTCTGAGTGGCAGCTCGCAAGCTCTTTCAATAAACCCCTCAATCAACTCAGGGGTATAGCTGCTACCGGCACCGATAATCGCAATTTTTAATCCGCTCATCTTGATCTCCCAAGCTATCTGTCTTCACCTGTCTGTATTACACACAGCTTGATTGCCAGCCACAAACGAAACTGCAACTCGCATCCATTAAAATAATTAATCTATAAGCTATTATATGGTTGAAGATAAACTCTATGGATAAAAACTATTAATGGAAAGGCAGCAACAGATCCTGGGATTACTCTACACCTTTGAGGTCACGGCCCGTCTGCTCAGCTTCTCTCGGGCTGCCGAGGAGCTATTTATTACCCAGGGAGCGATCAGCCATCGTATTAAGAAGCTTGAAGAGCTACTTGGGTTTAAACTCTTTACCCGCCTGACCCGGGCCTTGGAGCTGACTCCCGAGGGGTCACACTTGCTGGGGACCCTGAGCAGTAACCTTCGCAGCATTTTCGAAGAGATAGAGGAGATCCGCTTCAACGAACTCAAGGGGACCCTGTACCTCGGGCTCTCGCCCGCCTTTGCCAGCTACCACCTGATGCCATTGCTCACTAAGTTTCAGCTTGCCCAGCCGGGGCTGGATCTCAGGCTG from the Dongshaea marina genome contains:
- a CDS encoding 6-phospho-beta-glucosidase, encoding MSGLKIAIIGAGSSYTPELIEGFIERACELPLRELALVDIEAGREKLEIITALTRRMLEKAGLDIRVTAGLDRKEALKDADFVCSQFRVGCLDARISDERISLKYQVIGQETNGLGGFSKAIRTIPVAIEIAREMELLCPDAWLINFTNPSGMVTEALLQHTNIKVVGLCNVPVIMERGLTEMLALDPERCCMQFAGLNHFVYLRELYEGAEDRMPQVLAAALEGDERLVPRNISPFRWPEALIRGIGMLPCPYLRYYYLTDSIMAEELAEAAGEGTRGEVVKKLEAALFERYRDPELNEKPKELEGRGGQYYSQAACELISSIYNDKRTIMHVNTRNDGSIAGLPDDAAVEVSSLITRSGPKPLNVKPFDPDTLVLLQLMKRFESLTVESAISGCRDTAIKALTLNPW
- a CDS encoding ChbG/HpnK family deacetylase gives rise to the protein MQLILNADDFGLTPGVNRGILRAMHEGVVHSTTLMVNQPATGEAIRHIRQGEVPDVGLHLTLTAGRPLLSPEKIPDLVDTHGYFLSREELFSRESMDLNQVYAELRAQYDYTRFYKLELTHLDCHHFAAIFPRLREAFIELANEVQLPVRRIDQFVGGQEELKVPTPDGFDASFYAQGVSLDQLQQSILNFKGHSPRGPWR
- a CDS encoding OmpA family protein translates to MAQSKLNQVATFAKSHQGATVSLSGYADSTGGMSAYNQKLSMRRADAAKQYLASKGISADQIKVNYFGAKDSMGKTKEQRKMDRRVDAKAQAQVKVMVNQ